The following coding sequences are from one Deinococcus arcticus window:
- a CDS encoding sensor histidine kinase produces the protein MSALREALRRVGVLSDLPDDTLDWLMAQGRESRYAPGEVVNHQGDPATEMLLFLEGAVEARRDEQGLLGTRYVARAGEAFEVSGKLPYSRLTVYPSTSRALEPSWVFRVPETAFEELLCRAPQLGPRLVAVMADRIRDSAQNEVQRERLLALGRLAAGLAHELNNPAAASRRAARGLRAALTELNRAERELAAWPLEGAVRAHLAALETRERAAPPHLSALARAEQEDALQDWLEDQGVQEAPDLAPVLIEAGLGVPDLTPLAALSRPAMNAALRHLGAHLTLAGLISEVEEGTGRISGLVGAIKEHTHLDRAPRAPTDVRRGLDSTLTMLGHQLRGVRVERDYAPDLPHLEASAGELNQVWTNLMANAADALGGQGQLQVRALTEGGAHLLVEIVDSGPGIPEEVRAQIFDPFFTTKGVGEGSGLGLDIARRIVQGHRGEISVTSRPGETRFQVRLPLEGGG, from the coding sequence ATGAGCGCCCTGCGCGAAGCGTTGCGGCGCGTTGGCGTGCTCTCGGACCTGCCGGATGACACGCTGGACTGGCTGATGGCGCAGGGCCGTGAGAGCCGCTACGCCCCCGGCGAGGTGGTCAACCACCAGGGCGATCCTGCCACCGAGATGCTGCTGTTTCTGGAAGGCGCCGTGGAAGCCCGGCGAGACGAGCAGGGCCTGCTGGGCACCCGCTACGTGGCCCGCGCCGGCGAGGCCTTCGAGGTCAGCGGCAAGCTGCCGTATTCGCGCCTGACGGTCTATCCGTCCACCTCCCGCGCCCTGGAACCCAGCTGGGTGTTCCGGGTGCCGGAAACGGCCTTTGAGGAACTGCTGTGCCGCGCGCCGCAACTGGGCCCCCGGCTGGTGGCGGTCATGGCCGACCGCATCCGCGACTCGGCGCAGAACGAGGTGCAGCGCGAGCGCCTGCTGGCCCTGGGGCGGCTGGCGGCGGGGCTGGCGCACGAACTGAACAACCCTGCTGCCGCCAGCCGCCGCGCCGCGCGGGGCCTGCGCGCCGCCCTGACTGAACTGAACCGCGCCGAGCGCGAACTGGCTGCGTGGCCCCTGGAGGGCGCTGTCCGCGCGCACCTGGCCGCGCTGGAAACGCGTGAGCGCGCCGCGCCCCCCCACCTGTCGGCCCTGGCCCGCGCGGAGCAGGAAGACGCCCTGCAGGACTGGCTGGAAGACCAGGGCGTGCAAGAGGCCCCGGACCTGGCGCCTGTGCTGATCGAGGCCGGGCTGGGCGTGCCCGACCTGACCCCGCTGGCGGCGCTGTCCCGCCCCGCCATGAACGCCGCCCTGCGCCACCTGGGGGCCCACCTGACGCTGGCGGGCCTGATCAGCGAGGTGGAGGAAGGCACGGGGCGCATCTCGGGGCTGGTGGGCGCCATCAAGGAACACACCCACCTGGACCGCGCCCCGCGCGCGCCCACCGATGTGCGCCGGGGCCTGGACAGCACCCTGACCATGCTGGGGCACCAGCTGCGCGGCGTGCGGGTCGAGCGCGACTACGCCCCGGACCTGCCGCACCTGGAGGCCAGCGCCGGCGAGCTGAACCAGGTGTGGACCAACCTGATGGCCAACGCCGCCGACGCCCTGGGTGGCCAGGGCCAGTTGCAGGTGCGCGCGCTCACCGAGGGCGGCGCGCACCTGCTGGTGGAAATCGTGGACAGCGGTCCCGGCATTCCCGAGGAGGTGCGCGCCCAGATCTTCGATCCCTTCTTCACCACCAAGGGCGTGGGCGAGGGCAGCGGCCTGGGCCTGGACATCGCCCGCCGCATCGTGCAGGGCCACCGGGGCGAGATCAGCGTGACCTCACGCCCCGGGGAAACGCGCTTTCAGGTACGCCTGCCCCTGGAAGGCGGCGGGTGA